One window of Saccharopolyspora phatthalungensis genomic DNA carries:
- a CDS encoding DUF1918 domain-containing protein translates to MRAEVGEWLIAEPVHLDGHRRKGKIIEVHGPDGEPPYLVHWLDDGRVTLFFPGPDTHLERLLPQHLKVNVPAVSR, encoded by the coding sequence ATGCGCGCGGAAGTGGGTGAATGGCTGATCGCCGAACCGGTCCACCTGGATGGTCATCGCCGCAAGGGAAAGATCATCGAGGTGCACGGCCCGGATGGCGAGCCGCCCTACCTGGTGCACTGGCTCGACGACGGCCGCGTGACCCTGTTCTTCCCCGGACCGGACACCCACCTCGAGCGGCTTCTTCCCCAGCATTTGAAGGTGAACGTTCCCGCCGTGTCCCGGTGA
- a CDS encoding universal stress protein, which produces MRKPNVVGVDGSESALDAVRWAARDAVLHRVPLRLISVGPKPAPDTAREVNRSDRDGWLSAAAQVATDTAPGVETTSELRAGIPYAVLVEESAQARRMVVGIRGLGERTGLPVGSTAETVAIHAKCPVVVVRGRVPEPAEASPVIVGVDGSRVGEAAAAVAFDEASARRVPLVAVHVWIDVAVEPWFAIDDDREWAEIDETERAVLAERLAGWQEKYPDVEVLRVVERDRPVRYLVEHAKHAQLIVVGSRGRGGMSGMLLGSTSRALLHTAPCPVLIARTAGL; this is translated from the coding sequence ATGCGCAAGCCCAACGTCGTCGGCGTCGATGGGTCGGAGTCGGCGCTGGACGCGGTGCGGTGGGCGGCACGCGATGCGGTGCTGCACCGCGTCCCGCTGCGGTTGATCTCCGTTGGACCGAAACCTGCTCCGGATACCGCGCGAGAGGTGAACAGGAGTGACCGAGACGGCTGGTTGTCGGCCGCAGCTCAGGTCGCCACTGATACCGCTCCAGGCGTTGAGACGACCTCGGAGCTCCGTGCGGGTATCCCGTACGCCGTTCTCGTGGAGGAATCCGCCCAGGCTCGCCGGATGGTGGTGGGGATCCGGGGCCTCGGTGAGCGCACCGGCCTGCCGGTCGGCTCCACCGCCGAGACGGTCGCCATACATGCGAAGTGCCCGGTCGTGGTGGTGCGCGGCCGTGTGCCCGAACCGGCTGAAGCGAGTCCGGTCATCGTCGGCGTCGACGGATCCCGTGTGGGGGAGGCCGCCGCGGCCGTCGCTTTCGATGAGGCATCCGCCCGCCGCGTTCCGTTGGTGGCCGTGCACGTCTGGATCGACGTGGCGGTCGAGCCCTGGTTCGCCATCGACGACGACCGGGAGTGGGCGGAGATCGACGAGACCGAGCGCGCGGTGCTCGCCGAGCGCTTGGCCGGCTGGCAGGAGAAGTACCCGGACGTCGAGGTGCTGCGCGTGGTGGAACGGGACCGGCCGGTGCGCTACCTGGTCGAGCACGCCAAGCACGCGCAGCTGATCGTCGTAGGAAGCCGAGGCCGGGGCGGCATGAGCGGAATGCTGCTGGGCTCGACCAGCCGCGCCCTGCTGCACACAGCCCCGTGCCCGGTGCTCATCGCCCGGACAGCCGGGCTCTAA
- a CDS encoding bifunctional aminoglycoside phosphotransferase/ATP-binding protein: MVTRPGTSPARFVAPNSVGIAQSHCAVVVFIGDHAYKLKKPVDLGFLDFSTVAARERACRRELELNRRLAPDVYLDVAQVLDGHGKTCDWLVVMRRMPASRRLSTLVTQGVDVHADVEKLARMLASFHSTARRGPEIDAAGSSAALRKRWVDNFAGAEEFVGAVIDRTLFDEIVELTLQYLDGRAPLLEERVRRGCIVDGHADLLAEDIFCLPDGPRVLDCLEFDDALRYVDGLDDAAFLAMDLERLGAPGLAQDFLAWYREFSAARSTTSLAHHYVAYRAFVRAKVACLRHAQGVAEAASDAQRLTILTHRHLRAAQIRLVLVGGLPGTGKTTVAGALADRMGAVLLRTDQIRRELPGTAGLAAHAGYGRGLYDSGNVHNTYQEMLDRARTLLSHGESVVLDASWSSSEEREPARAVARETFAVLTELCCVTPTEIAEPRITARVGDASDATVEIAAQMNRHFASWPEATHIDTSGRPDTAIATAWEPIERSFR, encoded by the coding sequence ATGGTGACCAGGCCCGGAACCTCCCCGGCGCGTTTCGTCGCACCGAACAGCGTCGGCATCGCCCAGAGCCACTGCGCGGTGGTGGTGTTCATCGGCGATCACGCCTACAAGCTCAAGAAGCCGGTCGATCTCGGCTTCCTCGACTTCAGCACGGTGGCCGCGCGGGAACGGGCCTGTCGGCGTGAGCTGGAACTGAACCGCCGACTCGCGCCCGACGTCTACCTCGACGTCGCTCAGGTCCTCGACGGCCATGGCAAGACCTGCGACTGGCTGGTGGTGATGCGCCGAATGCCCGCCTCGCGGCGGTTGTCGACGCTGGTCACGCAAGGCGTGGACGTGCACGCCGATGTGGAGAAGCTGGCACGCATGCTTGCTTCGTTCCACAGCACCGCACGACGCGGACCGGAGATCGATGCCGCGGGGAGCTCGGCGGCGCTGCGCAAGCGGTGGGTCGACAACTTCGCTGGAGCCGAAGAGTTCGTCGGCGCCGTCATCGATCGCACTCTGTTCGACGAGATCGTTGAACTGACGCTCCAGTACCTCGACGGGCGCGCACCGCTCTTGGAGGAACGCGTTCGCCGGGGATGCATTGTGGACGGCCACGCGGATCTGCTCGCCGAGGACATCTTCTGCCTGCCCGACGGTCCACGGGTGCTGGACTGCCTGGAATTCGACGACGCGCTGCGCTACGTCGATGGCCTCGACGACGCGGCATTCCTTGCCATGGACCTCGAACGCCTCGGCGCCCCCGGCCTGGCGCAGGATTTTCTGGCTTGGTACCGCGAGTTCTCCGCCGCCCGTAGCACCACATCTCTGGCCCACCATTACGTGGCCTACCGGGCATTCGTCCGCGCCAAGGTCGCGTGCCTCCGGCACGCACAAGGCGTGGCGGAGGCCGCCTCGGACGCCCAGCGGTTGACCATATTGACACACCGGCATCTGCGCGCCGCGCAGATCCGGCTGGTCCTGGTGGGCGGGCTGCCGGGCACAGGGAAGACGACCGTCGCCGGAGCGCTGGCCGACCGAATGGGGGCAGTCCTGCTGCGCACGGACCAGATTCGTCGGGAACTACCCGGCACCGCCGGGCTCGCCGCACACGCAGGCTATGGCCGCGGCCTGTACGACAGCGGGAACGTCCACAACACCTATCAGGAGATGCTCGACCGCGCGCGAACTTTGCTCTCCCATGGGGAAAGCGTCGTGCTGGACGCGAGTTGGAGCAGCTCCGAGGAGCGCGAGCCGGCCAGGGCGGTGGCCCGGGAAACCTTCGCGGTGCTGACCGAACTGTGCTGCGTGACACCGACCGAGATCGCCGAACCCCGCATCACCGCGCGAGTCGGTGACGCCTCGGACGCGACTGTGGAGATCGCTGCCCAGATGAACCGCCACTTCGCCTCCTGGCCCGAAGCCACCCACATCGACACCTCGGGCCGCCCCGACACCGCGATCGCGACAGCTTGGGAGCCCATCGAACGCAGCTTCAGGTAA
- the fxlM gene encoding methyltransferase, FxLD system, whose protein sequence is MDCNDENLPIPAEQGWWHATVAFPDDSGLNAKAATALVAALSGQRFHFLRKQGKLRLRTEHPAADVLNRLVTDGLVTGWVAGIYEPEVDAFGGPEGMAIAHELFCADSPAALAETGDACRRERCILLISTLNRAAGLDPFEIGDVWAKIADLRPPIAPPGRADRAAAITAMRRLMNADAAQRETTEPHWSERVAAFEAAGLRLSRLAAAGSLTRGLRAVLAHHAIFAFNRAGTSPAEQAAAAWLGRHTAFDDDEATAVLTAGSEPVTPNLKRMETTITTTADPAELRDALVTRLIESGHLRSPAIIDAFRDVERHEFVPDTDPQNVYIEDTVAIKRDDAGETLSCISAPSVVATQLEQLDVKPGHKVLEAGAATGFNAALLGRLAAPDGHVWTVDVDQDLVNNAATHLAAAGAQNVTALMADGAAGLPEHGPYDRIQFTVGAGDVPVGVLEQVAAGGRLVIPMRIRGSISRSFAFERDGDTWTTVSCEMATFVPLRKGVCDDVYTLVRHEGEGTVRLETFSEQEVDREAMRTILDTPAHKVYTGVKFRQGSSWEWVYLWLACVLPNGLSRMPGQRPGFTPHFGWAPWPRSKLTASLT, encoded by the coding sequence ATGGACTGCAACGACGAGAACCTGCCGATCCCCGCCGAACAGGGCTGGTGGCACGCCACCGTCGCCTTTCCTGACGATTCAGGGCTGAACGCGAAGGCCGCGACCGCGCTGGTCGCCGCGCTGTCCGGACAACGGTTCCACTTCCTGCGCAAGCAAGGAAAGCTCCGGCTGCGCACCGAGCACCCCGCAGCCGATGTCCTCAACCGGCTCGTCACCGACGGGCTCGTCACAGGCTGGGTCGCCGGGATCTACGAGCCCGAGGTCGACGCGTTCGGCGGCCCGGAGGGCATGGCCATCGCCCACGAACTCTTTTGCGCCGACAGTCCAGCGGCGTTGGCCGAGACCGGCGATGCCTGCCGCCGGGAGCGCTGCATCCTGCTGATCTCCACGTTGAACCGCGCAGCGGGCCTTGATCCGTTCGAAATCGGCGACGTGTGGGCAAAAATCGCCGATCTCCGGCCACCGATCGCCCCTCCCGGCCGAGCCGACCGCGCCGCGGCGATCACCGCCATGCGGCGCCTGATGAATGCTGACGCCGCCCAGCGCGAGACGACTGAGCCGCACTGGTCCGAGCGCGTCGCCGCTTTCGAAGCCGCCGGACTGCGGCTCTCGCGGCTCGCTGCCGCCGGGAGCCTGACGCGGGGCCTGCGCGCCGTGCTCGCCCACCACGCGATCTTCGCGTTCAATCGCGCCGGAACATCACCGGCCGAGCAAGCCGCAGCCGCCTGGCTAGGCCGACATACCGCCTTCGACGATGACGAGGCGACCGCCGTGTTGACCGCCGGTTCCGAACCCGTGACCCCTAACCTCAAGCGGATGGAGACCACGATCACTACGACCGCCGATCCTGCCGAGCTCCGTGACGCCCTGGTGACCAGGCTCATCGAGTCCGGTCACCTCCGGAGTCCTGCGATCATTGACGCGTTCCGCGACGTCGAACGCCACGAGTTCGTTCCGGACACCGACCCGCAGAACGTCTACATCGAGGACACTGTCGCGATCAAACGCGACGACGCCGGGGAGACACTTTCCTGTATCTCCGCTCCGTCCGTCGTCGCGACCCAGCTCGAGCAACTCGATGTGAAGCCCGGCCACAAGGTTCTGGAAGCCGGTGCCGCGACCGGCTTCAACGCCGCTCTCCTCGGCCGCTTGGCCGCCCCCGACGGGCATGTGTGGACCGTGGACGTCGACCAAGACCTCGTCAACAACGCCGCCACCCACCTGGCGGCCGCAGGCGCGCAAAACGTGACCGCGCTGATGGCCGACGGCGCTGCCGGGCTGCCCGAGCACGGCCCGTACGACCGGATCCAGTTCACCGTCGGCGCCGGTGATGTCCCCGTGGGGGTTCTGGAGCAGGTAGCTGCAGGCGGACGTCTAGTCATCCCGATGCGGATCCGCGGCAGCATCTCTCGTTCGTTTGCCTTCGAACGCGACGGCGACACCTGGACCACGGTCTCGTGTGAGATGGCGACGTTCGTCCCGCTGCGCAAGGGCGTCTGCGACGACGTCTACACCCTCGTCCGGCATGAGGGGGAGGGAACCGTCCGGCTGGAGACCTTCAGCGAGCAGGAGGTCGACCGGGAGGCGATGCGCACGATCCTCGACACACCGGCCCACAAGGTCTACACCGGCGTGAAGTTCCGGCAAGGCTCGTCCTGGGAATGGGTATATCTGTGGCTGGCGTGTGTCCTGCCCAACGGACTGTCCCGGATGCCCGGCCAGCGCCCCGGGTTCACACCACATTTCGGGTGGGCTCCATGGCCGCGCTCGAAGCTGACAGCCTCGCTTACCTGA
- a CDS encoding lanthionine synthetase C family protein: MSPATRGNTVRPPTTQALSEGALGVALLHLERGDLPAARHLIAEAISGGVSTGANASLFHGAPALEFVFSCAGHTDREVRAAVDRIVTTRLATARRRRESGSLPQLAEFDLIRGMTGLAALLLRRPGTSPLLENVLTYLVSLAHPVADPVLPGWWSPEAPGHEEDVTGGHANNGLAHGVGGVLALLSLAARHGIQVAGQTDAIAEFTRWLQQYGGCYWITRDQLSSTAPPGAVPGRPSWCYGDIGIARALQLAALAVGDPAFGKAEQIALAALTDPARMSLITDASLCHGWAGLLTVTRAIAADSPTPDRFAKPIDRLAGRLAACIGALPKPGFMEGRAGARLALEGTDSTGWTRALLIT; encoded by the coding sequence ATGAGCCCGGCCACCAGGGGGAACACCGTGCGCCCGCCGACAACGCAGGCGCTGTCCGAAGGCGCGCTCGGGGTGGCGCTGCTGCACCTTGAGCGCGGCGATCTCCCGGCCGCTCGCCACTTGATCGCTGAGGCGATCTCCGGCGGGGTGAGCACAGGCGCGAACGCGTCCCTGTTCCACGGCGCCCCCGCGCTGGAGTTCGTGTTCAGCTGCGCCGGGCACACCGACCGTGAGGTGCGCGCGGCCGTCGACCGGATCGTGACCACCCGCCTGGCCACAGCACGTCGGCGGCGGGAGTCCGGAAGCCTGCCACAGTTGGCGGAGTTCGACCTCATCCGAGGCATGACCGGCCTCGCGGCACTGCTGCTGAGGCGTCCGGGGACCTCGCCGCTGCTGGAGAACGTGCTGACCTACCTGGTTTCCCTGGCACACCCCGTCGCCGATCCGGTGCTGCCCGGATGGTGGTCACCAGAGGCCCCAGGCCATGAGGAGGACGTCACCGGCGGCCACGCAAACAACGGTTTAGCTCATGGCGTCGGTGGGGTACTAGCGCTGTTGTCCCTGGCTGCCCGCCATGGCATCCAGGTAGCAGGCCAGACCGACGCGATCGCCGAGTTCACCCGTTGGCTGCAGCAGTACGGTGGCTGCTACTGGATCACCCGTGACCAGCTGTCCTCTACCGCGCCGCCCGGGGCGGTGCCGGGCCGTCCGTCCTGGTGTTACGGGGACATCGGTATCGCCCGCGCCCTGCAACTGGCCGCCCTTGCGGTCGGTGACCCGGCCTTCGGGAAGGCCGAGCAGATCGCACTGGCCGCGCTCACCGATCCGGCCCGCATGAGCCTGATCACCGATGCGTCCCTGTGTCATGGCTGGGCTGGGCTGCTGACCGTCACTCGAGCCATCGCCGCCGACAGCCCCACCCCTGACCGGTTCGCCAAGCCCATCGACCGGCTCGCCGGTCGTCTGGCGGCCTGTATCGGCGCGCTGCCCAAACCCGGATTCATGGAAGGCCGCGCCGGCGCACGGCTGGCGCTGGAGGGCACGGACAGCACTGGCTGGACCCGCGCACTGCTGATCACCTAA
- a CDS encoding lantibiotic dehydratase family protein: MTRRRRRLYRRSCAGMLRAALNVTTPVLPTWPGPGGTAAQWRSWLAPVWADETFRRTVAGASPDLARRVDAVLAGRSMNTRKARRAALALARYSIRYAHRSTPFGEFAGVALVDFGETSSVCIGDTHEVVSRADPTAMDARIRACESDAALMADVEVCVNTLARVHENRVHVPTEGPSEFSLALTPAVVAVLEVARSPIPHDVLLGKLAAEFPETSEGRRAALVAELLRTGLLRSALRAAATIVDPADALPVGVPGISERDAADVRLDAEVRLPEAVEVEMETAATVLARLATHLHGTPAWRRYIERFGDRWGEGSEVGLEQLIDPDRGLGFPDGFDSVSEPPRPMSRRDRLLLELAGTAAVESRQDVVLSEAMIEELEAAAGGPSTVLAPHVEVCGQVQARSLSALDRGGFRLRVHTVSRAAGSMTGRFWHLLPEAADGYADLPTVAPGAKLAQLSFHPSRVAADLLTRAPQVLPELVSVGEFRGSGETVLRPADLVVGLSGDHLYLAVASTGERVELLAPTAINFVWNNFTPPMVRFLAEISRATTPQVTWFDWGAAWALPFTPALHYRRSILIPGRWQLRARTLPDRTAPLDKWAEQLHAWRVRAGVPDRVLLAMDDQHLLLDLTQDRDLDLLRTHLSVSSVAVLYDAPPRDADGWIGGRAHSIVVPVRSHP, from the coding sequence CGACGTGGCCGGGACCGGGCGGCACTGCCGCGCAGTGGCGGTCCTGGCTCGCCCCGGTGTGGGCCGATGAGACGTTCCGGAGGACGGTCGCGGGTGCCAGTCCGGATCTGGCCCGCCGCGTGGACGCGGTCCTGGCGGGGCGATCGATGAACACCCGTAAGGCTCGGCGGGCCGCGCTTGCCCTTGCTCGGTATTCCATCAGGTACGCGCACCGGTCGACACCGTTCGGGGAGTTCGCGGGCGTAGCCCTGGTGGACTTCGGCGAGACCTCCTCCGTGTGTATCGGAGACACACATGAGGTCGTGAGTCGGGCCGACCCAACGGCGATGGATGCGCGGATCAGGGCGTGCGAGTCGGATGCAGCGCTGATGGCAGATGTTGAGGTGTGCGTCAATACTCTGGCGCGGGTGCACGAGAATCGCGTGCACGTCCCGACCGAAGGGCCCTCGGAGTTCTCCCTCGCGCTGACCCCTGCGGTAGTGGCGGTGCTGGAGGTGGCCAGATCTCCGATTCCGCACGACGTCCTGCTAGGCAAGCTCGCCGCCGAGTTCCCCGAGACCAGTGAAGGGCGCCGTGCTGCCCTTGTGGCGGAGCTGCTCCGGACGGGGCTGCTGCGGTCGGCGTTGCGGGCCGCAGCCACCATCGTCGACCCTGCCGACGCCCTGCCCGTCGGCGTTCCAGGCATCAGCGAGCGGGATGCCGCCGATGTCCGGTTGGACGCCGAGGTGCGGCTGCCGGAGGCGGTCGAGGTTGAGATGGAGACCGCAGCCACCGTTCTGGCCAGGCTCGCGACCCATCTTCACGGGACTCCGGCGTGGCGCCGTTACATCGAGAGGTTCGGTGACCGGTGGGGCGAGGGCTCCGAGGTCGGCCTGGAGCAGCTGATCGATCCCGACCGCGGATTGGGATTTCCGGACGGGTTCGACTCGGTGTCGGAGCCACCTAGGCCGATGTCGCGACGCGACCGTCTGCTCCTTGAGCTTGCTGGGACCGCCGCGGTGGAAAGCCGCCAGGATGTGGTGCTCTCCGAGGCGATGATCGAGGAACTGGAGGCCGCGGCAGGCGGGCCGTCGACGGTCCTCGCTCCGCATGTCGAGGTGTGTGGCCAGGTCCAGGCCCGTTCACTGTCGGCGCTGGACCGAGGCGGTTTCCGGCTGCGCGTCCACACCGTCTCGCGCGCAGCCGGTTCGATGACGGGACGGTTCTGGCACCTCCTCCCCGAAGCCGCCGACGGGTACGCTGACCTGCCCACCGTCGCGCCCGGGGCGAAGCTGGCACAGCTGTCGTTCCACCCCTCCCGCGTCGCCGCCGACCTGCTCACCCGCGCACCTCAGGTCCTGCCGGAGTTGGTTAGCGTCGGTGAGTTCCGGGGCAGCGGCGAGACAGTGCTCCGCCCCGCCGATCTGGTCGTCGGGCTATCCGGTGACCACCTCTACCTCGCGGTGGCCTCGACAGGAGAGCGCGTGGAACTGCTGGCCCCGACCGCGATCAACTTTGTGTGGAACAACTTCACACCGCCGATGGTCCGGTTCTTAGCCGAGATAAGCCGCGCCACCACCCCACAGGTGACGTGGTTCGACTGGGGCGCGGCGTGGGCCCTGCCGTTCACCCCGGCGCTGCACTACCGGCGCAGCATCCTCATCCCTGGTCGGTGGCAACTGCGCGCCCGCACCCTGCCCGACCGTACTGCCCCTCTCGACAAGTGGGCCGAGCAGCTGCACGCCTGGAGAGTCCGTGCCGGGGTACCCGACCGGGTGCTGCTGGCCATGGACGATCAGCATCTGCTGCTGGATCTCACCCAGGACCGAGACCTGGACCTGCTCCGCACCCACCTCAGCGTTTCCTCGGTCGCGGTGCTCTACGACGCCCCACCGCGGGATGCCGATGGCTGGATCGGCGGGCGGGCGCACAGCATCGTCGTCCCGGTGAGGTCACATCCATGA